In Flavobacterium sp. N1736, the following are encoded in one genomic region:
- a CDS encoding RagB/SusD family nutrient uptake outer membrane protein: MKNILKYAFFFVTAITTVSCDDYLDVQPIGKVIPETLADYRAVLTRGYEAFPEHKSLITLRTDEMILDDFSNDFVYWKDIYSWNDGNADRITTDFQYDGLYNTIFYANVIINDANGKLAASADKDQLIGEAYALRAYAYFDLLNLFGKPYNPATAATDKGVPLALKVDLEQAYIPETVAKVYEQILSDKEEAKRLLNKDTQAKGLNYRFSKAALYAMESRIFLYQKEWAKAIEASNNALTYKNALVDLNATPVLPTSYDGVESILALEDVFNNNLKGSSYVSSDLLDAYDQVNDLRFGVYFRKSGGDFYFKKGGELAQKCSFRAAELYLTKAESSAQLNDLTTAKTTVLTFIKKRYNAAGYNTLSVEIDAMNQTELLDFIGQERQREFAAEGQRWFDLRRTTQKEITHYVSGDEYILIQNDPRYTLPFPQNARLNNPNL, translated from the coding sequence ATGAAAAATATATTAAAATATGCATTCTTTTTCGTCACAGCAATTACTACGGTAAGTTGTGATGATTATCTGGACGTACAACCAATTGGTAAAGTAATTCCTGAAACATTAGCAGATTACAGAGCCGTACTTACAAGAGGATACGAAGCTTTTCCTGAACATAAATCGCTTATTACATTAAGAACCGATGAAATGATTTTGGATGATTTTTCAAATGATTTCGTTTACTGGAAAGATATTTATTCCTGGAATGACGGAAATGCTGACAGAATCACAACAGATTTTCAATACGATGGTCTTTACAATACCATTTTTTATGCAAATGTTATTATTAATGACGCAAATGGTAAACTTGCAGCTTCTGCTGATAAAGATCAGTTAATTGGAGAAGCTTATGCATTGAGAGCTTACGCTTATTTCGACTTATTGAACTTGTTTGGAAAACCATACAATCCGGCTACCGCAGCTACAGACAAAGGAGTTCCGTTAGCTTTAAAAGTAGATTTAGAACAGGCTTATATTCCTGAAACTGTAGCCAAAGTTTACGAGCAAATTCTTTCTGATAAAGAAGAAGCTAAAAGATTGCTTAATAAAGACACTCAGGCAAAAGGATTAAATTACCGTTTCTCTAAAGCAGCTTTATATGCAATGGAATCTCGTATTTTTTTGTACCAAAAAGAATGGGCAAAGGCTATCGAAGCATCGAATAATGCCTTAACATACAAAAATGCTTTAGTAGACTTAAACGCTACTCCGGTTTTGCCAACAAGTTATGACGGAGTTGAATCAATATTAGCACTTGAAGATGTTTTTAATAATAACTTAAAAGGATCATCTTACGTTTCATCAGATTTATTAGATGCTTACGATCAGGTAAATGATTTACGTTTTGGAGTATATTTTAGAAAAAGCGGTGGAGATTTCTACTTTAAAAAAGGTGGAGAACTTGCTCAAAAATGTTCTTTCAGAGCAGCTGAATTATATTTGACAAAAGCAGAATCTTCAGCGCAGTTAAATGATTTAACAACAGCAAAAACTACTGTTTTAACTTTTATCAAAAAAAGATACAATGCGGCAGGTTACAATACACTTAGTGTAGAAATCGATGCCATGAACCAAACTGAACTTCTTGATTTTATTGGTCAGGAAAGACAACGTGAGTTTGCTGCAGAAGGACAACGTTGGTTTGATTTGAGAAGAACAACTCAAAAAGAAATCACACATTATGTATCCGGCGATGAATACATCTTAATTCAAAATGATCCGCGTTATACGCTGCCATTCCCACAGAATGCACGTTTAAATAATCCAAACTTGTAG
- a CDS encoding LytR/AlgR family response regulator transcription factor codes for MKIAIIEDEHLASSYLKSILEQQQIITISEITVLKSVKDAVAFFKENTVDLSFMDIHLGDGKSLDIFEEATISCPVIFITAYDSYAVKVFKHFTIDYLLKPYEEQELLEALSKYKNIKQTFNPNPIVESLVEIENQSNIQHHFLVSHRDKLISINDTAIPYFFATGKHLFLHTNSGNSYLYNSNLKDLINNLDPKLFFKINRKYIINRHHIQEIVKHSSQKIELLLNISVPDTEPIILSKKEINNFKNWLNS; via the coding sequence ATGAAAATTGCCATCATTGAAGATGAACATCTGGCTTCAAGTTATCTGAAATCAATTCTCGAACAACAACAAATTATCACCATCAGTGAAATTACAGTATTGAAATCAGTAAAAGATGCAGTTGCTTTTTTTAAAGAAAACACAGTCGATCTTTCGTTTATGGATATTCATTTGGGAGACGGAAAAAGCCTTGATATTTTTGAAGAAGCCACCATTTCATGTCCCGTTATTTTTATTACCGCTTATGATTCGTATGCCGTAAAAGTTTTTAAACATTTTACGATCGATTACCTTCTAAAACCTTACGAAGAACAGGAATTATTAGAAGCCTTATCCAAATACAAAAACATAAAGCAAACCTTTAATCCAAACCCAATTGTTGAATCTTTGGTCGAAATCGAAAATCAAAGCAATATTCAGCATCATTTTTTGGTAAGCCACAGAGATAAATTAATCTCAATAAATGACACCGCAATTCCGTATTTTTTTGCCACAGGAAAACACCTTTTTCTTCACACCAATTCTGGAAACAGTTATTTGTACAACAGCAACCTTAAAGATCTTATCAATAATCTGGATCCAAAATTATTTTTTAAGATAAACAGAAAATACATTATCAACAGACATCATATTCAGGAAATTGTAAAACATTCAAGCCAAAAAATTGAATTATTACTCAACATTTCCGTTCCCGATACTGAACCCATTATTTTAAGCAAAAAAGAAATTAATAATTTCAAAAACTGGCTAAACTCTTAA
- the hmpA gene encoding NO-inducible flavohemoprotein: MNPHQKDLIKATIPILRASGEDLTNYFYKRMFTHHPELRNMFNMGNQANGRQKSALANAVLAYAENIDDPTVLISVLKGIGTKHRSLNIQPEQYKIVGTQLIASIAEVVGDAATPEILEAWTIAFYQLAQIMIDLEKDMYQENAAKPGSWNGWRKFVIKKIAEESSEIKSFYLYPEDGKEITNYHPGQFISVQVFVPELGLLQPRQYSLSSAFNPEYYRISVKRESGINSNPSGMVSNTLHSKSEGDVISISAPAGLFHLEKDSQNPLVLISGGVGLTPMLSMLETNLNAIQHKKTIWIHGCRNESVHAFKDQIVTLKEEAKHLETFTFYDTIEDENNISNEIIHGRVDLHKCKDSILLDQAKYYICGPEMFIKTQYQALINLNVNQENIFYEEFGPQLINLN; the protein is encoded by the coding sequence ATGAATCCACATCAAAAAGACCTCATCAAAGCAACAATTCCAATATTAAGAGCAAGCGGCGAAGACCTGACTAATTATTTTTATAAAAGAATGTTTACGCACCATCCTGAATTGCGAAACATGTTTAATATGGGAAATCAGGCAAACGGAAGGCAAAAATCGGCTTTGGCAAATGCGGTTTTGGCTTACGCCGAAAATATTGACGACCCAACCGTTTTAATCAGTGTTTTGAAAGGAATTGGAACCAAACACCGAAGTTTAAATATCCAGCCCGAGCAATATAAAATTGTGGGAACACAGCTTATCGCCTCCATCGCAGAAGTTGTTGGAGACGCCGCAACACCCGAAATACTCGAAGCCTGGACGATTGCTTTTTATCAGCTTGCGCAAATTATGATCGATCTCGAAAAAGATATGTATCAGGAAAATGCCGCGAAACCCGGAAGCTGGAACGGCTGGAGAAAATTTGTCATTAAAAAAATCGCAGAAGAATCAAGCGAAATAAAATCATTTTATCTTTATCCCGAAGACGGAAAAGAAATCACCAATTATCATCCCGGACAATTTATCAGCGTTCAGGTTTTTGTTCCTGAATTAGGACTTTTACAACCCAGACAATATAGTTTGTCCAGCGCTTTTAATCCGGAATATTATAGAATTTCGGTAAAAAGAGAAAGCGGCATTAATTCAAATCCATCCGGAATGGTTTCGAATACATTGCATTCAAAATCAGAAGGCGATGTAATTTCAATCTCTGCTCCTGCCGGATTATTTCACTTAGAAAAAGATTCTCAAAACCCATTGGTTTTAATAAGTGGCGGCGTTGGGCTTACGCCAATGTTAAGCATGCTCGAAACGAATTTAAACGCTATTCAGCATAAAAAAACAATCTGGATTCACGGTTGCAGAAATGAATCTGTTCATGCATTTAAAGATCAGATTGTAACTTTAAAAGAAGAAGCAAAACATCTTGAAACATTTACTTTTTATGATACGATTGAAGATGAAAACAACATTTCGAACGAAATAATTCACGGCCGTGTTGATCTTCATAAATGCAAAGATTCTATTTTACTCGATCAGGCAAAATATTATATCTGCGGACCTGAAATGTTTATTAAAACGCAATATCAAGCGCTGATTAATTTGAATGTCAATCAGGAAAATATCTTTTATGAAGAATTCGGACCTCAACTTATCAATTTGAATTAA